In the Natranaeroarchaeum aerophilus genome, one interval contains:
- a CDS encoding MarR family transcriptional regulator, with protein sequence MSTITGERSDSIEEPLSDAEYRERLRELPPSAKLIAKVLETDAPLSQGQLAEESLLPDRTVRYALNRLEEVDLIGSRYSFRDARKQVYFLHN encoded by the coding sequence ATGAGCACGATCACGGGTGAACGCTCGGACAGCATCGAAGAACCCCTCTCGGATGCAGAGTACCGCGAACGCCTCCGCGAACTCCCACCGAGCGCGAAACTGATCGCAAAAGTACTCGAAACCGATGCACCGCTCTCGCAGGGCCAGCTTGCAGAAGAGTCGCTACTTCCGGACCGCACCGTCCGCTACGCGCTCAACCGACTCGAAGAGGTCGATCTAATCGGCTCCCGGTACAGCTTCCGTGATGCGCGCAAGCAGGTCTACTTCCTCCACAACTGA
- a CDS encoding MBL fold metallo-hydrolase, which translates to MTPVRRVPIDLDARIPTGSANAYVVGRHDGVLVDPARRTDALDEAVENCTPAKLLVTHTHPDHVGAVAEYATEYDLTVLARAGYERRFERTTGIAPEETVRDGALIDAGTHTLRAIATPGHAPDHLALDVLCDSGRGLLVGDLAVAEGSVFVGGQDGDMRGYLTALRRLLARDPDRLYPGHGPVIEEPDEMLSRLIAHRIDRERRVERAVQEGASTPQEIVEQVYEKSLDGVRDLARKTVIAHLGKLAVEGRVEWVNGTARPA; encoded by the coding sequence ATGACCCCCGTTCGGCGTGTCCCGATCGACCTTGACGCCCGCATACCCACCGGATCGGCGAACGCCTACGTCGTCGGCCGCCATGATGGCGTCCTCGTCGATCCGGCCCGTCGCACCGACGCGCTCGACGAAGCCGTCGAGAACTGCACACCCGCCAAACTCCTTGTTACGCACACACACCCGGACCACGTCGGCGCTGTCGCCGAATACGCGACCGAGTACGATCTGACCGTCCTCGCACGAGCGGGCTACGAGCGCCGATTCGAGCGGACAACCGGGATCGCTCCCGAGGAAACGGTTCGCGACGGGGCGCTCATCGATGCGGGGACTCACACACTTCGAGCGATCGCAACGCCCGGCCACGCCCCGGATCATCTCGCCCTCGACGTCCTCTGCGACTCCGGGAGGGGCCTGCTGGTCGGTGATCTCGCGGTCGCCGAGGGGAGCGTCTTCGTCGGCGGACAGGACGGCGATATGCGTGGCTATCTCACCGCGCTCCGGCGGCTGCTGGCACGTGATCCCGACCGGCTCTATCCGGGCCACGGCCCCGTCATCGAGGAGCCAGATGAGATGCTGTCGCGGCTCATCGCCCACCGAATCGACCGGGAGCGCCGCGTCGAGCGAGCAGTGCAGGAGGGTGCAAGCACACCCCAAGAGATCGTCGAGCAGGTATACGAAAAATCGCTCGACGGCGTCCGTGACCTCGCCCGAAAGACGGTGATCGCCCATCTCGGCAAACTTGCCGTCGAGGGGCGAGTGGAATGGGTGAACGGGACTGCTCGCCCGGCCTGA
- a CDS encoding YkgJ family cysteine cluster protein → MESLEAELERARTLDVDELADAIETIGFECTRCGACCKADEEDPHTATIFPDEIRELQNQEYDWRDVARPMPYGIEEGEDGPEGETFEWALGTDACGDCQFYEESPDGTGACTVHEDRPLICETYPFSVALGGTSQPMGEAVDESGMVRAHECEGLGREIDREDAEALAGALKKRAIRELQEAIGVRDNYVPTDRDGIVVYDSEGPKDRDGEKIR, encoded by the coding sequence ATGGAGAGCCTCGAAGCCGAACTGGAGCGTGCGCGGACGCTCGACGTCGACGAGCTGGCCGATGCCATCGAGACCATCGGCTTCGAGTGCACACGCTGTGGTGCCTGCTGCAAGGCCGACGAGGAGGACCCACACACGGCGACGATTTTCCCGGACGAGATCCGGGAGTTACAGAACCAGGAGTACGACTGGCGGGACGTTGCGCGACCGATGCCCTACGGCATCGAGGAGGGCGAAGACGGCCCCGAGGGCGAGACGTTCGAGTGGGCGCTTGGAACGGACGCGTGTGGCGACTGCCAGTTTTACGAGGAGTCACCCGACGGAACCGGAGCCTGTACCGTCCACGAGGACCGACCGTTGATCTGTGAGACCTACCCATTTAGCGTCGCCCTCGGCGGCACCAGCCAGCCGATGGGCGAGGCGGTCGACGAATCGGGGATGGTCCGCGCACACGAGTGTGAGGGGCTCGGCCGCGAGATCGACCGGGAGGACGCCGAAGCGCTTGCTGGCGCACTCAAAAAACGGGCAATACGGGAACTCCAGGAAGCGATCGGCGTCCGGGACAACTACGTCCCAACTGACCGGGACGGCATCGTTGTCTACGACTCGGAAGGTCCAAAAGACCGAGACGGCGAGAAGATCCGCTAG
- a CDS encoding TRAM domain-containing protein: MEISDKLRCLFSAEVRAEEDNYVVEIPRREVETGDIEAGNTYRVALIERETETGQGSESSGGTGTPPEPQPPVEINETRYVEIEDIGKQGDGIARVERGYVIIVPDAEVGERVKVEITEVKSNFAVGEIVEESF, from the coding sequence TTGGAGATATCTGATAAACTGCGGTGTCTGTTCAGTGCTGAGGTGCGAGCGGAGGAGGACAACTACGTGGTCGAGATCCCGCGGCGAGAAGTCGAAACCGGCGATATTGAAGCCGGAAACACCTACCGGGTTGCGCTCATCGAGCGCGAAACGGAGACCGGTCAGGGCAGCGAATCGAGCGGTGGGACGGGGACGCCGCCGGAGCCACAGCCGCCGGTCGAGATCAACGAGACACGCTACGTTGAGATCGAGGATATCGGCAAGCAGGGCGACGGCATCGCTCGCGTCGAGCGGGGCTACGTGATCATCGTCCCCGACGCCGAGGTCGGCGAACGGGTCAAAGTCGAGATTACCGAAGTGAAATCGAACTTTGCGGTCGGCGAGATCGTCGAAGAAAGCTTCTAG
- a CDS encoding radical SAM protein translates to MTDPATLDVTLVDGYVDEPAHFGVPPYISTYPRYTAGALVDAGVPRDQITYHTIDELRDDRSKWADVANADLFCYIGGITVPGKYVGGTPAEPDEVKELAWTAKGTTLMGGPVKFGVGDGNEGGIETERDDLDYDFVAKGDIEAAAYDLVDSGLDGFGNRMRSNEEIDQWAADGTFIVEQHPNHPDYLICEMETSRGCPYRCSFCTEPLYGDPDFRPPPSVVTEVDLLADHGVKHFRLGRQADILAYGGDGEKPNPDALRQLYGGIREVAPDLETLHLDNMNPITVVKWPELAREGIRIIAEHNTPGDTAAFGLESADPNVMSDNNLNVTADECLEAVRIVNEEGGWRPGQEPGDGPATGNNVPNRLPKLLPGINLVHGLKGEREETFAHNKRFLQRVYDEGLMLRRVNIRQVMAFAGTDMSETGAEIARDHKKQFKQYKREVREEIDNPMLQRLAPPGTRLPDVHLEYHQDGKTFGRQLGTYPLLVGIPGELELGRKIDIAIVDHGYRSVTGVPYPLDVNAASMDELTAIPGIGKQRAGDIVVNRPYESPAEIEADVDLTEFTMAGRPKGAD, encoded by the coding sequence ATGACTGACCCCGCGACGCTCGACGTGACCCTCGTCGACGGCTACGTCGACGAGCCCGCTCACTTCGGGGTTCCGCCGTACATCTCGACGTACCCGCGCTACACAGCCGGAGCGCTGGTCGACGCCGGCGTTCCACGCGACCAGATCACGTATCACACGATCGACGAGCTACGCGATGACAGATCGAAGTGGGCTGACGTGGCGAACGCCGACCTGTTCTGTTACATCGGCGGGATCACGGTCCCCGGCAAGTACGTCGGGGGGACACCGGCCGAACCCGACGAAGTGAAGGAACTCGCCTGGACGGCAAAGGGCACCACGCTGATGGGTGGGCCAGTAAAGTTCGGCGTCGGCGACGGAAACGAAGGTGGAATCGAGACTGAACGCGACGATCTGGACTACGATTTCGTGGCGAAAGGCGACATCGAGGCCGCGGCCTACGATCTCGTCGACAGCGGCCTCGATGGCTTTGGCAACCGGATGCGCTCGAACGAGGAGATCGACCAGTGGGCGGCCGACGGCACCTTCATCGTCGAACAGCACCCGAACCATCCCGACTACCTCATCTGCGAGATGGAGACCTCGCGGGGCTGTCCGTATCGCTGTTCCTTTTGTACCGAGCCGCTCTACGGCGATCCCGACTTCCGTCCCCCGCCGTCGGTCGTCACCGAGGTCGATCTGCTCGCCGACCACGGCGTGAAACACTTCCGGCTCGGACGGCAGGCCGACATTCTCGCGTACGGCGGCGACGGCGAGAAGCCCAATCCCGACGCCCTGCGCCAGCTGTACGGCGGCATCCGCGAGGTCGCACCCGATCTGGAGACGCTGCATCTCGACAACATGAACCCGATCACGGTGGTAAAGTGGCCGGAGCTAGCCCGAGAAGGGATCCGGATCATCGCCGAACACAACACGCCCGGCGACACCGCCGCGTTCGGCCTCGAATCCGCCGACCCGAACGTGATGAGCGACAACAATCTGAACGTCACCGCCGACGAGTGTCTCGAAGCGGTGCGGATCGTCAACGAGGAAGGCGGCTGGCGGCCCGGCCAGGAGCCGGGCGATGGGCCAGCAACAGGAAACAACGTCCCGAATCGGCTCCCCAAACTCCTCCCCGGCATCAACCTCGTCCACGGTCTCAAAGGCGAGCGCGAGGAGACGTTCGCACACAACAAACGCTTCCTCCAGCGCGTCTACGACGAGGGGCTGATGCTCCGCCGGGTCAACATCCGGCAGGTGATGGCCTTTGCCGGAACCGACATGTCCGAGACTGGCGCGGAGATCGCCCGCGATCACAAAAAGCAGTTCAAACAGTACAAACGCGAGGTCCGCGAGGAGATCGACAACCCGATGCTCCAGCGGCTCGCTCCGCCCGGAACGCGCCTGCCGGACGTCCACCTGGAGTACCATCAGGACGGGAAGACGTTCGGCAGACAGCTTGGGACCTACCCGCTGCTGGTCGGTATCCCGGGCGAACTCGAACTCGGCCGAAAGATCGACATTGCGATCGTCGATCACGGCTACCGCTCGGTCACAGGCGTCCCCTACCCACTCGACGTCAACGCGGCGTCGATGGACGAGCTCACCGCCATCCCGGGGATCGGCAAACAGCGAGCGGGCGATATCGTCGTCAACCGCCCCTACGAGAGTCCTGCGGAGATCGAGGCGGATGTCGATTTGACGGAGTTCACCATGGCAGGGCGGCCGAAAGGTGCGGACTGA
- the ftsZ gene encoding cell division protein FtsZ — MDSIVDDAIDEAEEGEEGAERSTATQDVNPSGTMTDDELEDVLQDLQTNITVVGCGGAGGNTVDRMFEEGIHGAKLVAANTDVQHLVEIEADTKILMGEQKTQGRGAGSLPQVGEEAAIESQEEIYDAVDGSDMVFVTAGLGGGTGTGSAPVVAKAARESGALTIAIVTTPFTAEGEVRRTNAEAGLERLRDVADTVIVVPNDRLLDSVGKLPVRQAFKVSDEVLMRSVKGITELITKPGLVNLDFADVRTVMERGGVAMIGLGESDSDAKAQDSVKTALRSPLLDVDISGANSALVNVTGGSDMSIEEAEGVVEEIYDRIDPDARIIWGTSVDEELEGMMRTMIVVTGVDSPQIYGGSDEDESQPEPQGRTPEPQGQPADGVEDIDFVE, encoded by the coding sequence ATGGACTCAATCGTGGACGATGCCATCGACGAGGCCGAGGAGGGGGAGGAGGGGGCGGAGCGAAGCACCGCGACGCAGGACGTGAACCCGTCGGGAACGATGACCGACGACGAACTCGAAGACGTCCTGCAGGACCTGCAGACGAACATTACGGTGGTCGGCTGTGGCGGTGCAGGCGGTAACACGGTCGACCGGATGTTCGAGGAAGGGATCCACGGCGCGAAACTGGTCGCGGCCAACACCGACGTCCAGCATCTGGTGGAGATCGAAGCCGACACGAAGATCCTGATGGGCGAACAGAAGACCCAGGGCCGTGGCGCTGGCTCGCTCCCGCAGGTCGGCGAGGAGGCCGCCATCGAGAGTCAGGAGGAGATCTACGACGCCGTCGACGGCTCCGATATGGTCTTCGTCACGGCTGGCCTCGGCGGCGGCACTGGCACTGGCAGTGCCCCGGTCGTCGCCAAGGCCGCCCGCGAGAGCGGCGCGCTGACCATCGCCATCGTCACGACGCCCTTTACCGCAGAGGGCGAGGTTCGGCGCACCAACGCCGAAGCCGGTCTCGAACGGCTCCGCGACGTCGCCGACACCGTCATCGTCGTCCCGAACGACCGTCTGCTCGACTCGGTCGGCAAGCTTCCCGTCCGACAGGCGTTCAAGGTTAGCGACGAGGTGCTGATGCGCTCGGTGAAAGGAATCACCGAACTGATCACCAAACCCGGCCTGGTCAACCTGGACTTCGCCGACGTCCGAACGGTCATGGAACGTGGCGGCGTCGCCATGATCGGGCTCGGCGAGTCCGATTCGGACGCCAAGGCCCAGGACTCGGTCAAGACGGCGCTACGCTCGCCGCTGCTTGACGTCGATATTTCGGGTGCGAACTCCGCGCTGGTCAACGTCACCGGTGGCTCCGACATGTCCATCGAGGAAGCCGAGGGCGTCGTCGAGGAGATCTACGACCGGATCGATCCGGACGCCCGGATCATCTGGGGCACCTCCGTCGACGAGGAACTCGAAGGCATGATGCGAACGATGATCGTCGTCACCGGCGTCGACTCCCCGCAGATCTACGGCGGCAGCGACGAGGACGAGTCCCAGCCCGAGCCGCAGGGTCGGACGCCCGAACCACAGGGCCAGCCTGCCGACGGCGTCGAGGATATCGACTTCGTCGAATAA
- a CDS encoding protein translocase SEC61 complex subunit gamma translates to MDVPLDLTSYVRVLKMASTPSWNEFSQVAKIAGAGILVVGFIGFLIAAFMLHLVPPYEGGFLLWAALGA, encoded by the coding sequence ATGGACGTCCCTCTAGATCTCACGTCGTACGTGCGGGTCCTCAAAATGGCCAGTACGCCGTCGTGGAACGAGTTCTCACAGGTCGCCAAGATCGCCGGTGCTGGCATCCTCGTCGTCGGTTTCATCGGCTTCCTGATCGCCGCGTTTATGCTCCACCTGGTACCGCCCTACGAGGGCGGCTTCCTGCTCTGGGCAGCCCTTGGAGCGTGA
- a CDS encoding transcription elongation factor Spt5 — MSIYAVKTTASQERTVADMIMTREEDDIHAALAPDSLTSYVMVEAEDDAILSRVLEEIPHARSIVPGESGIGEVEHFLSPTPDVEGIAEGDIVELVAGPFKGEKAQVQRIDEGKDQVTVELYEATVPIPVTVRGDQIRVLDSDER, encoded by the coding sequence ATGTCGATCTACGCAGTCAAAACGACCGCGAGTCAGGAACGCACCGTCGCCGACATGATCATGACTCGCGAGGAAGACGACATCCACGCGGCGCTCGCGCCCGACTCGCTTACTAGCTACGTCATGGTTGAAGCCGAAGACGATGCGATCCTCTCTCGTGTCCTCGAGGAGATTCCCCACGCCCGGAGCATCGTCCCCGGCGAGAGCGGCATCGGAGAGGTCGAACACTTCCTCTCCCCGACGCCGGACGTCGAGGGGATCGCGGAAGGCGATATCGTCGAACTCGTCGCCGGACCGTTCAAAGGCGAGAAGGCACAGGTCCAGCGCATCGACGAGGGCAAAGATCAGGTAACCGTCGAACTCTACGAGGCGACCGTTCCGATTCCCGTAACCGTCAGGGGCGACCAGATCCGCGTGCTCGACAGCGACGAACGGTAA
- a CDS encoding DUF7565 family protein produces the protein MTWACGIDGCGEVFEEIEDAIIHQTSEHQRRECKVCGVVVPDGYLALRHAFNEHTRAEYVRAYDANSDDVREREEVKDEVEATADLQQVVERLNDSGSL, from the coding sequence ATGACCTGGGCATGCGGGATTGACGGCTGTGGCGAGGTGTTCGAGGAGATCGAGGACGCGATCATCCATCAGACGAGCGAGCACCAGCGCCGCGAGTGCAAGGTCTGTGGCGTTGTCGTCCCCGACGGCTATCTGGCGCTCAGACACGCGTTTAACGAACACACTCGCGCCGAGTACGTGCGCGCGTACGATGCGAACTCCGACGACGTCCGCGAGCGCGAAGAAGTAAAGGACGAAGTCGAAGCGACAGCCGATCTCCAGCAGGTTGTCGAGCGGTTGAACGACAGCGGTTCGTTATAG
- a CDS encoding lycopene cyclase domain-containing protein produces MSVPLTYMGFHLVFIIPPLLVLGWLAARRETASWGRAPLSGLAIMLFLAVVYTTPWTNVMIPRGVWWYGDGAVLGTIWYTPIEEYLFFILQPILTAFWLFQFLTVEDRSLLIPLSHRLAGAAGGLSICILGYFLMATTSTFYLGSLLFWAGPILAIQWAFGITYLIKEVPRLVAVALAVPTLYLWIADRIAIELGIWSISETHTIGLSILGLPIEEALFFLLTNVFLVQGIVLYMWLLDRPYELAGVGWISERAQALDRERV; encoded by the coding sequence ATGAGCGTCCCACTCACCTACATGGGTTTTCATCTGGTGTTTATTATCCCCCCACTGCTCGTGCTCGGCTGGCTTGCTGCACGCCGGGAGACTGCGAGCTGGGGACGTGCCCCGCTCTCCGGGCTCGCCATTATGCTGTTTCTCGCCGTCGTCTACACGACACCGTGGACGAACGTTATGATTCCCAGAGGCGTCTGGTGGTACGGCGACGGCGCGGTACTCGGAACGATCTGGTACACGCCGATCGAGGAGTACCTGTTTTTCATCCTGCAGCCGATCCTGACTGCGTTCTGGCTGTTCCAGTTCCTGACTGTCGAAGACCGGTCGCTACTGATTCCACTGTCACATCGGCTCGCGGGAGCGGCTGGTGGTCTCTCGATCTGTATTCTCGGCTATTTCCTCATGGCAACCACGTCGACGTTCTATCTCGGGTCGCTACTGTTTTGGGCGGGACCGATCCTCGCCATCCAGTGGGCGTTCGGAATCACGTATCTGATAAAAGAAGTCCCACGACTCGTCGCGGTGGCGCTTGCGGTCCCGACGCTATACCTCTGGATCGCCGATCGGATCGCGATCGAGCTGGGTATCTGGTCGATTTCGGAGACACACACGATCGGCCTCTCGATCCTTGGCCTCCCGATCGAGGAGGCGCTGTTTTTCCTCCTGACAAACGTCTTCCTTGTCCAGGGGATCGTCCTCTATATGTGGCTGCTCGACCGCCCCTACGAACTCGCCGGGGTCGGCTGGATCAGCGAGCGGGCACAGGCACTCGACCGCGAGCGAGTCTGA
- a CDS encoding bacterio-opsin activator domain-containing protein, whose protein sequence is MSTAQTLLVHPEGGAQRVVATLEDAGCQVEHVEQATAALAKLSARQFDCLVSEHDLPGDDGLSLLSAVRETHPELPVILFTNSEQQEITTRAFENGVSRFLRKNGSASLEQLRIEVNEVTTRGAKPVNREEIEANRPTVEEISRAVQESPIGVTMSDPSLPGNPLVFVNEAWSELTGYDEEQMLGRNPRLLQGPGTDPEVVGELADAIEDEEQVTVEIRNYRSDGTPFWNELTVAPIYDNDGNLAHYVGFQNDVTDRKRTKQLAEQRAEKLAAERTVLQRIIMRVNGLLSDISRILVEENDREVIVQSVCDEVVDSENYVASWIGRTNPTDTQFELSSYSGTVEGIESKIELDSMPAAVGDAIESGTVETCTIGSETDAVLAPESVGARRLTVVPLIYQQKQYGALGVYAEGDNALDSREAQLFESIGQMIASGLNTVETARILTTSSVIELELELYDETFLLSAFAGAIDSEIEYIGLVGEKGSEIYIQVPQIGGEVEELLSLPDVESVRRISETDDGHQFAIGVSSTEPFDTLADYGASVLKIRAEPSRATISLEVPPEYDVRSILELLESEYDRIELRSKHEREGRKESFNECSTDIENRLTNRQMTALKAAHMNGYFEWPREVDGEEVAETMGITRQTFHQHLRAAEQKLVELIIEPN, encoded by the coding sequence ATGTCTACCGCCCAAACGCTGCTGGTCCATCCGGAGGGTGGTGCCCAACGAGTAGTAGCCACCCTGGAGGACGCTGGCTGTCAGGTCGAACATGTCGAACAAGCTACAGCAGCTCTCGCCAAACTATCCGCACGGCAGTTCGACTGTCTCGTCAGCGAGCACGACCTGCCGGGCGACGACGGACTGTCGCTGTTGTCAGCAGTCAGGGAGACACACCCGGAGCTGCCGGTGATCCTCTTTACCAATTCGGAGCAACAGGAGATTACGACTCGCGCGTTCGAGAACGGCGTGAGCCGGTTTCTCCGGAAGAATGGGTCGGCGTCGCTCGAACAGCTGCGTATCGAAGTCAATGAGGTGACCACCAGGGGAGCAAAGCCGGTTAACAGGGAAGAAATCGAAGCGAACCGACCGACGGTAGAGGAGATTTCGCGAGCAGTACAGGAATCGCCGATCGGAGTGACGATGAGCGATCCCTCGCTGCCCGGCAACCCGCTCGTATTCGTCAACGAGGCCTGGTCAGAGCTGACCGGCTACGACGAAGAGCAGATGCTCGGTCGCAACCCTCGACTCCTACAGGGTCCGGGGACGGACCCGGAAGTCGTCGGCGAACTCGCTGACGCAATCGAGGACGAAGAGCAGGTCACGGTGGAAATACGCAACTACCGGAGCGACGGTACACCGTTCTGGAACGAACTAACGGTGGCACCAATCTACGATAATGACGGCAATCTCGCTCATTACGTCGGGTTCCAGAACGACGTCACGGACCGCAAGAGGACCAAACAGCTCGCAGAGCAGCGCGCTGAGAAGCTGGCTGCCGAACGGACAGTACTCCAGCGGATCATCATGCGGGTCAACGGATTGCTCAGCGATATTTCACGCATCCTCGTCGAGGAAAACGACCGAGAAGTGATCGTTCAGTCGGTCTGTGACGAGGTCGTCGATTCGGAGAACTACGTCGCCAGCTGGATCGGAAGAACGAACCCGACCGACACGCAGTTCGAGCTCTCTTCGTACTCGGGGACGGTCGAGGGCATCGAGTCGAAGATCGAGCTCGACTCGATGCCGGCTGCCGTTGGAGATGCAATCGAGTCAGGAACTGTCGAAACCTGTACGATCGGCTCCGAAACGGACGCTGTGCTTGCGCCAGAATCAGTCGGCGCACGGCGGCTTACGGTCGTCCCGTTGATATACCAGCAGAAACAGTACGGTGCGCTCGGGGTCTACGCCGAAGGGGATAACGCCCTCGACAGCCGCGAAGCGCAGCTGTTCGAGTCGATCGGACAGATGATCGCTAGCGGACTCAACACCGTCGAAACAGCGCGAATACTGACTACTTCCAGCGTCATCGAACTCGAACTGGAGCTGTACGACGAGACGTTTTTGCTCTCCGCATTCGCCGGTGCGATCGATTCCGAGATAGAGTATATCGGTCTGGTCGGTGAGAAGGGCTCTGAAATATATATACAGGTGCCACAGATCGGAGGAGAGGTCGAGGAACTGCTCTCTCTACCGGATGTCGAGAGCGTCCGGAGGATCTCCGAGACAGACGACGGTCATCAGTTTGCGATCGGAGTCAGCTCCACGGAACCGTTCGACACACTGGCCGACTACGGTGCATCCGTGCTGAAAATACGCGCTGAACCCTCCCGAGCAACCATCTCGCTCGAGGTTCCACCGGAATACGACGTCAGGTCGATCCTCGAACTGCTGGAATCCGAGTACGACCGGATCGAACTCAGATCGAAACACGAACGCGAGGGACGCAAAGAGAGTTTCAACGAGTGCAGTACGGACATCGAGAATCGGCTCACGAACCGACAGATGACAGCACTGAAAGCTGCCCATATGAACGGCTACTTCGAATGGCCACGCGAAGTCGATGGTGAAGAAGTCGCCGAGACGATGGGAATCACGCGTCAGACCTTTCACCAGCACCTGCGTGCGGCAGAACAGAAGCTGGTCGAACTGATCATAGAACCTAACTAG
- a CDS encoding bacteriorhodopsin, whose protein sequence is MTQPEIFEAVQDDALLSASFWVNIALAGLSILLFVYMGRNVEDPRSQLIFVATLMVPLVSISSYTGLVSGLTISFLEMPANHALGGEEVLTMWGRYLTWALSTPMILLALGLLAGSNVTDLFTAIVADIGMCVTGLAAALTVSSHGLRWFWYFISCMFFLVVLYVLLVKWPEDAKANGTDEIFNTLKILTVAMWLGYPIFWALGAEGIAIIESVAITSWAYSGLDIVAKYIFAFLLLNWVVNNESIIADMPTLGSGSAASGAAPADD, encoded by the coding sequence ATGACCCAGCCAGAAATCTTCGAGGCAGTGCAGGATGACGCGTTGCTTAGCGCCTCGTTCTGGGTAAACATCGCGCTTGCCGGGCTGTCAATCCTGCTGTTCGTGTATATGGGGCGTAACGTCGAAGATCCACGATCCCAGCTGATCTTCGTCGCGACGCTGATGGTTCCGCTCGTCTCCATCTCCAGCTACACCGGACTTGTGTCCGGTCTGACGATCAGTTTCCTGGAGATGCCGGCGAATCACGCACTCGGGGGCGAAGAAGTACTAACCATGTGGGGCCGCTACCTCACCTGGGCACTGTCGACACCGATGATCCTGCTCGCACTCGGCTTGCTTGCAGGCTCTAACGTAACCGATCTGTTCACGGCGATTGTCGCTGACATCGGGATGTGTGTGACCGGGCTCGCCGCCGCGCTGACCGTGTCCTCTCACGGTCTGCGCTGGTTCTGGTACTTCATCAGCTGCATGTTCTTCCTGGTCGTCCTCTACGTCCTGTTGGTCAAGTGGCCGGAGGACGCCAAGGCGAACGGAACGGATGAAATCTTCAACACGCTGAAGATTCTCACCGTCGCGATGTGGCTCGGCTACCCGATCTTCTGGGCACTCGGTGCCGAGGGGATCGCGATCATCGAGAGCGTTGCAATTACGTCGTGGGCCTACAGTGGCCTCGACATCGTCGCGAAGTACATCTTCGCGTTCCTGCTACTGAACTGGGTCGTCAACAACGAGTCGATTATCGCCGACATGCCGACGCTCGGCTCCGGCTCCGCCGCATCGGGCGCGGCCCCTGCTGACGACTGA